A genomic window from Xyrauchen texanus isolate HMW12.3.18 chromosome 31, RBS_HiC_50CHRs, whole genome shotgun sequence includes:
- the LOC127625478 gene encoding uncharacterized protein LOC127625478, whose amino-acid sequence MLVSSYCSSLVELVTVRCRTFYLPWEFTTVIITGVYIPPSANAKEVLSELYGAMSELQNAHPDGLFIVTGDFNHVNLKTVLPKFHQYVDFATSGAKMLDLFYTNIPGAYRAEPRPHLGYSDHISVMLIPAYRPFVRFTKLLQKQVKTWPAGAISALQDCFECTDWQMFREAATYGDSTNLEEYTASVTSYISKFIDDVTFSKTITTRSNQKPWMTAEVRTLLRTRDSTFRAGDKAALRTVRTKLSRAIREAKRAHAHRIHSHFQDSGDLLRMWKGIQAITNYRTTSVACDKDTSLPDALNDFYTRFEVQNDVVARKTSPPPNDQVLCLTTADVRKTLRRVNPRKAAGPDNIPGRVLRGCADQLTDVLTDIFNISLSSAVVPTCFKATTIVPCQRILQSHHSHFESHHQVRR is encoded by the coding sequence atgctagtctctagctactgctcatcgctggtggagcttgtgactgttagatgcagaactttttatttaccatgggaattcaccactgttatcataactggagtttacattccccctaGCGCAAACGCTAAGGAAGTACTCAGTGAACtatatggggctatgagcgaactgcagaacgctcaccctgacggactgtttattgtcaccggagatttcaaccatgtgaatctcaagacagtgctccctaaattccatcagtatgtggactttgcaacgagtgGGGCGAAAATGCTTGatcttttttacacaaacatcccaggggcgtaccgggcggagccccgcccccacctcggctactcagaccacatctctgttatgctaattccagcatacagaccgttCGTCAGATtcacaaaactgcttcagaagcaggtgaaaacctggccagcaggagccatctctgctcttcaagactgttttgagtgtactgactggcaaatgttcagggaggctgcaacatatggcgactctaccaacttggaggaatacacagcatcagtgaccagctacatcagcaaattcattgatgatgtcactttctccaagaccatcaccacacgctccaaccagaagccgtggatgactgcggaggtgcgcacgctgctgaggacccgagactccaccttcagagcaggcgacaaggcagccctaagaacagtgaggaccaaactgtcccgggccatcagagaggcaaagcgcgcacacgcccatagaatccacagtcacttccaggacagcggtgatcTCTTGCGCATGTggaagggcatccaggccatcaccaactacaggacaacatcagttgcctgtgacaaagatacctcccttccagatgcgctaaacgacttctacactcggtttgaagtgcagaacgacgtggtggcaaggaagacctcccctcctcccaacgaccaggtgctctgtcttaccacggctgatgtgaggaaaactctacgtagagtcaacccacggaaggctgctggaccagacaacattcctggcagagtgctcagaggatgtgcagaccagctgacagatgttcttaccgacatcttcaacatctctctgagcagcgccgtcgttccaacgtgcttcaaggccaccaccatcgtcccatGCCAAAGAATTCTTCAGTCACATCACAGTCActtcgaatcacatcatcaagttcggcGATGA